From the Ignavibacteriales bacterium genome, the window GACTGAGATTCAGCATTAAATAGTGTTTTGTAGTTACCTACATTCATATCTCCATTCACAAGGGTAGATACTCTTCGGCCGTATATATCAAATACTTCTAATGTAATATGACCTCTTTCCGGTATTGAAAACTCTATATTAGTAACCGGATTAAAGGGATTAGGATAGTTTTGTTCTAATTTGAATTTACTTGCTATGGAATTAGTTTGTATAACCGAAGTGGCTGTACCGTTTCTGTAAACTCCACTGCTTCCGGTACCGGCAAAGACAAAATTACTTTCGGAGCCTGTAATTGAATAAACTGTCTGACCTGATGGAATTCCTGTCTCGAATAGCGACCAATTATTGCCGCCATTGGTAGACCTATATAAATTACCCGAATTACTAACGTAAATATTATCTTCATTATCAATGTGAAGATCTTCAACAGTACTTTCGCCTACACCTAACGGGATCCAGCTCGAACCATTATCAGTAGATTTCCAGACCGAATTCCCGGAGGCATTGCTGGTTCCAATATATAAAACTCCTTCGGAATTTTTATCCATGTCTGCTACATAGGGAGTGAAGGAAGTTATGCTCCAGTTGACGCCGTTATTTGTCGATACGATCACGCCTCCAAGTGAAGTTCCTCCGTATATACGCCCATCATCAGCTAAAACCATTGCATTTAAAAAGCCGGCACCAAGCAACGTGACGATATTCCATGTTGCACCGCCGTCGGTTGATCTTACAATCCGGGCTGCAATATCACCAATAGTGGGTCCTATAGTAAATGACATGCCTGCAAGGTAGTTCATGCTGTCAATAAAAACAATGTCACCACCTAGAGCGAAATTATTCGGACGGCTCTCGTTATAAACTTCAGTCCAGTTATCTCCTGAATCGGTCGATCGATATAGTCTGATTGATGAAGTAGAATTGGCTAAAGCATAGAATATACCATTCGGCGCGCAAATTAGTTTATATACACGGGGAGTACTAACCATGTAAGAAGTAGTATTCCAGTTTACACCGTTGTTAGTTGTTTTGTAAATCCCAACAGCCCAACTGGAGGCGACAACATTTCCATTACCGTCATCTGCCATCGAATAGATATAATCGGTTGGCGAAGAGAGTGGAGCAGTTTGAGTCCATACCTGGGCTACCAATCCCGCAGGAAGTATAATTAAAAATAGGATAATTAACTTTTTCATATAATTAGTTTTAGGTTATTATCCCATAACCACTTCCAAATTAACCTAAAAAGCCTAGTTTTACAAAGAATTATAATTATAAATGTATCACAGTAATAAAATGAAAACTACAAAAATCGTTATTATAGAAAGAAAATTAAATATATATAATGTAAATTGTATCATGAATAATACTGAATTGATATTACTATTAAAATCATTTAATCGGACAGAAATAACCCGATTAGGTGAATTTGTAAAGTCGGAGTATTTTAACAAGCTTAAAAATCTTGTTAAGCTATATGACATATTGTATAAACATTTCCCAGATTTTAATATAGAAAAGGAAGATATTTTTAATGAGGTATTTACAGGTGAAGAATTCGATGATGCAAGATTGAGGGTGCTTTTTTCACGCATGTTGTCAATAAGCAAAACATTCTTAGGTTATGAATTATATAAAGGTGATCGTTTGGGAGTTTTATTAAACGAGAGCAGGGCGATGTACCGGAAGGGACAGTTAAAATCGTTTAGGAAAAGTATCAAAGATACCGATAGAACACTTAATGAACAGGAAGTAAAAGATGAAACAGGTTTATATAAAATGTACGAGCTTACTTTACTTAAAAACTCTGTGAAAGGAAATTATGGCTTAACAGAAGAAGATCTACGAGAAGAAGAAAATTTATTATTACTTAATTCCATTTTATCCTTACTTAGGACATATATTACTTTAATGAACCGAGCTTCGGTATTGGAATTCAAGGATAAGACCGACAGGATAGAAATAATTGAACCCCTTATAAGTGAATTTGAATCACATCCTCTCGTAAAGGTATATTATAGTATTTACAAACTTCTCAAATACCCGGAGAAGGAGGAATTGTTTTCAAATTGCCTTAGATTGCTCAATGAAAGTGACAGGTATTTTAAATCGGAAGATGTTTTCGATCTTTATGTGACACTTCTGAATTATTGTGTTCTTAAAACAGGGAATATTTTATTTCGGAAGTACAAATTGACAATTTATAAAACTATGATCGAAAGGGGTTATTTACCAAGAGAGGGGATGGAGTTTCCATATGTTTATTTTAATAACATAGTTAATTCGGCTATAGAATCAGAGGAGTTCGACTGGGGGTGGGAATTCCTGGAGAGTAACAAAGGATTCCTTGAGCCTGGAATGAAGGATAATATTATTTCACTGTGTGAAGCAAAATTGTATTACGGGGCAAAAAAGTATGATGAAGCTCTTAATTGCCTGGCAAAAGTAAGTAATCCTGAAACAGATGATGTATTCTATAAACTTGCAATAAGGGATCTGCAAATAAAAATACTTTTTGATATGGGGCACTATGAGAGTATTTATTCTGCAATAGACAGCTATGTACACTATCTGAATAGGAGCAGGATACTGAATTCTTCCTCAAAGGAAAACTACAGACTTTATTTAAAATATCTTAAAAGACTTATCGATATAATTACGGGAAATAAAAATGATGTGGGGGATTTCAGAATTGATCTGGAGCAGGAACGGGAATTTATT encodes:
- a CDS encoding T9SS type A sorting domain-containing protein, producing MKKLIILFLIILPAGLVAQVWTQTAPLSSPTDYIYSMADDGNGNVVASSWAVGIYKTTNNGVNWNTTSYMVSTPRVYKLICAPNGIFYALANSTSSIRLYRSTDSGDNWTEVYNESRPNNFALGGDIVFIDSMNYLAGMSFTIGPTIGDIAARIVRSTDGGATWNIVTLLGAGFLNAMVLADDGRIYGGTSLGGVIVSTNNGVNWSITSFTPYVADMDKNSEGVLYIGTSNASGNSVWKSTDNGSSWIPLGVGESTVEDLHIDNEDNIYVSNSGNLYRSTNGGNNWSLFETGIPSGQTVYSITGSESNFVFAGTGSSGVYRNGTATSVIQTNSIASKFKLEQNYPNPFNPVTNIEFSIPERGHITLEVFDIYGRRVSTLVNGDMNVGNYKTLFNAESQSSGTYFYRLDFNGENNTFTETKKMIVIK